From Acipenser ruthenus chromosome 2, fAciRut3.2 maternal haplotype, whole genome shotgun sequence, a single genomic window includes:
- the fbxo8 gene encoding F-box only protein 8 isoform X2 has product MGQVLWRVARNQQFQQEYSEQSYLARECGRRTAATADNVNHHRQGQGGIDIYQLLKARKSKEEQGFIDLEMLPPEQCKSTWGHCSIYNRRLPSEFSYRKLYMQLDEGSLTFNGNPNEGIEYFMSKGILNDHPKELAKFIFYTRTLNWKMLRIYLDERRDVLDELVTLHNFSNQFLPNALREFFRHIHAPEERGEYLETLITKFSHRFCACNPALVREVGLSPDAVNVLCYSLILLSIDLSSPHVKNKMSKREFIRNTRRAAQNISEDFVGHLYDNIYLIGHVAAS; this is encoded by the exons ATGGGTCAGGTGCTGTGGAGGGTTGCTAGAAACCAGCAGTTTCAGCAAGAATACAGTGAGCAGAGCTACCTTGCAAGGGAGTGTGGGAGAAGGACGGCTGCAACTGCTGATAATGTGAACCACCACAGACAAGGCCAAGGTGGAATAGATATCTACCAGTTGTTGAAAGCTAGGAAATCCAAGGAAGAACAAGGGTTCATTGACTTAGAAATGCTTCCGCCTGA ACAGTGCAAGTCTACATGGGGTCACTGTTCCATATACAATAGAAGATTACCATCTGAGTTCTCCTACAGAAAACTCTACATGCAGCTAGATGAGGGCAGTCTTACTTTCAACGGCAACCCTAATGAG ggaATTGAATACTTTATGTCAAAGGGTATTCTGAATGACCACCCAAAGGAACTTGCTAAGTTTATATTCTACACAAGAACACTAAATTGGAAGATGTTAAGGATATATCTTGATGAAAG GAGGGATGTTTTGGATGAGCTTGTAACCCTTCACAACTTTAGCAACCAGTTCTTGCCGAATGCACTGCGAGAGTTTTTCCGGCACATTCATGCACCAGAGGAGCGTGGCGAGTACCTTGAGACTCTCATTACTAAATTCTCACACCGGTTCTGTGCATGCAACCCTGCTTTGGTGAGGGAGGTTGGTCTAAGTCCAG ATGCAGTCAATGTACTTTGCTACTCCCTGATTCTGCTGTCCATCGACCTGTCCAGCCCAcatgtcaaaaacaaaatgtcaaagCGAGAGTTCATTCGAAATACTCGCCGTGCTGCTCAGAACATCAGTGAGGATTTTGTGGGGCACCTCTACGACAACATTTATCTTATCGGCCATGTGGCTGCTTCATAG
- the fbxo8 gene encoding F-box only protein 8 isoform X1 has product MGQVLWRVARNQQFQQEYSEQSYLARECGRRTAATADNVNHHRQGQGGIDIYQLLKARKSKEEQGFIDLEMLPPELSITILSYLNATDLCLASCVWQDLGKDEYLWQGQCKSTWGHCSIYNRRLPSEFSYRKLYMQLDEGSLTFNGNPNEGIEYFMSKGILNDHPKELAKFIFYTRTLNWKMLRIYLDERRDVLDELVTLHNFSNQFLPNALREFFRHIHAPEERGEYLETLITKFSHRFCACNPALVREVGLSPDAVNVLCYSLILLSIDLSSPHVKNKMSKREFIRNTRRAAQNISEDFVGHLYDNIYLIGHVAAS; this is encoded by the exons ATGGGTCAGGTGCTGTGGAGGGTTGCTAGAAACCAGCAGTTTCAGCAAGAATACAGTGAGCAGAGCTACCTTGCAAGGGAGTGTGGGAGAAGGACGGCTGCAACTGCTGATAATGTGAACCACCACAGACAAGGCCAAGGTGGAATAGATATCTACCAGTTGTTGAAAGCTAGGAAATCCAAGGAAGAACAAGGGTTCATTGACTTAGAAATGCTTCCGCCTGAGTTGAGTATTACTATCCTGTCTTACCTGAATGCTACTGACCTCTGCCTGGCATCATGTGTCTGGCAGGACCTAGGTAAAGATGAGTACCTGTGGCAAGG ACAGTGCAAGTCTACATGGGGTCACTGTTCCATATACAATAGAAGATTACCATCTGAGTTCTCCTACAGAAAACTCTACATGCAGCTAGATGAGGGCAGTCTTACTTTCAACGGCAACCCTAATGAG ggaATTGAATACTTTATGTCAAAGGGTATTCTGAATGACCACCCAAAGGAACTTGCTAAGTTTATATTCTACACAAGAACACTAAATTGGAAGATGTTAAGGATATATCTTGATGAAAG GAGGGATGTTTTGGATGAGCTTGTAACCCTTCACAACTTTAGCAACCAGTTCTTGCCGAATGCACTGCGAGAGTTTTTCCGGCACATTCATGCACCAGAGGAGCGTGGCGAGTACCTTGAGACTCTCATTACTAAATTCTCACACCGGTTCTGTGCATGCAACCCTGCTTTGGTGAGGGAGGTTGGTCTAAGTCCAG ATGCAGTCAATGTACTTTGCTACTCCCTGATTCTGCTGTCCATCGACCTGTCCAGCCCAcatgtcaaaaacaaaatgtcaaagCGAGAGTTCATTCGAAATACTCGCCGTGCTGCTCAGAACATCAGTGAGGATTTTGTGGGGCACCTCTACGACAACATTTATCTTATCGGCCATGTGGCTGCTTCATAG